Proteins from a single region of Ensifer adhaerens:
- the glmU gene encoding bifunctional UDP-N-acetylglucosamine diphosphorylase/glucosamine-1-phosphate N-acetyltransferase GlmU encodes MERTCLAIILAAGESTRMKSSMSKVLHPVAGRPMIAHVVQALASASISDIALVVGRDAEAVSAAADVGDVSVSSYLQKERLGTGHAVLAARDAIAKGYDDVLVVFGDTPLITPEPLKAAREGLAAGNDVVVIGFEAADPSGYGRLIVKDGALLAIREHKDATEEERRITYCNGGLMAIDGRKALGLLGRIGNANVKGEYYLTDLVEIVREIGGRAIAVEAPEEELTGCNTRAELAFIERLWQQRRRHALMLSGVSMIAPETVFLAWDTVLEQDVLIEPNVVFGPGARVESGAIIHAFSHVEGATVRAGATVGPFARLRPGADLGEKSKVGNFCEVKKAEIGAGAKVNHLTYIGDAFVGAGSNIGAGTITCNYDGVNKHETRIGENAFIGSNSSLVAPVSIGDGALVASGSVITEDVPADAVAFGRARQEIKPGRARLLRERYQAVKAAKKAAKAAE; translated from the coding sequence ATGGAACGGACGTGCCTGGCCATCATTCTGGCTGCGGGTGAAAGCACGCGGATGAAGTCGTCCATGTCGAAGGTGCTGCATCCGGTCGCTGGCCGGCCGATGATCGCGCATGTCGTCCAGGCGCTGGCAAGCGCCTCGATTTCCGATATCGCCCTGGTGGTCGGCCGTGATGCGGAAGCCGTTTCGGCGGCGGCCGATGTCGGCGACGTGTCGGTCTCTTCCTATCTCCAGAAGGAACGGCTGGGCACGGGTCATGCAGTGCTGGCCGCCCGTGACGCCATCGCCAAGGGCTATGACGATGTTCTCGTCGTCTTCGGCGACACGCCGCTGATCACGCCGGAACCGCTCAAGGCCGCACGCGAAGGGCTTGCCGCCGGCAACGACGTGGTGGTGATCGGCTTTGAGGCAGCGGATCCGTCGGGCTATGGCCGCCTGATCGTCAAGGACGGTGCCTTGCTCGCCATTCGCGAACACAAGGATGCGACCGAAGAGGAGCGCCGCATCACCTATTGCAATGGCGGACTGATGGCGATCGACGGGCGCAAGGCGCTTGGCCTGCTTGGGCGCATCGGCAACGCCAACGTCAAGGGCGAATATTATCTCACGGATCTCGTCGAGATCGTGCGCGAGATCGGCGGACGGGCGATCGCGGTCGAGGCGCCCGAGGAGGAGCTGACCGGCTGCAACACACGTGCCGAGCTCGCCTTCATCGAGCGGCTCTGGCAGCAGCGCCGCCGTCACGCACTCATGTTGTCGGGCGTATCGATGATCGCGCCGGAAACGGTGTTTCTCGCCTGGGATACCGTGCTCGAACAGGATGTGCTGATCGAGCCGAATGTCGTCTTCGGTCCCGGCGCACGCGTCGAGAGCGGTGCGATCATCCACGCTTTCTCGCATGTCGAGGGCGCGACGGTCCGGGCAGGGGCGACGGTCGGTCCTTTTGCCCGGCTGCGTCCGGGCGCCGATCTCGGTGAAAAGTCGAAGGTTGGCAATTTCTGCGAGGTCAAGAAGGCGGAGATCGGTGCCGGCGCCAAGGTTAATCACCTGACCTATATCGGCGACGCCTTTGTCGGCGCGGGTTCGAACATCGGTGCCGGTACGATCACCTGCAATTATGATGGCGTGAACAAGCATGAGACCCGGATCGGCGAAAATGCCTTCATCGGGTCGAATTCGTCGCTGGTTGCACCGGTGTCGATCGGTGATGGCGCCCTGGTCGCCTCCGGCAGCGTTATTACCGAGGATGTTCCGGCCGATGCCGTTGCCTTCGGTCGCGCGCGCCAGGAGATCAAGCCGGGTCGGGCGCGGCTGTTGCGCGAGCGCTATCAGGCTGTGAAAGCGGCCAAGAAGGCTGCGAAAGCGGCCGAGTAG
- the glmS gene encoding glutamine--fructose-6-phosphate transaminase (isomerizing), which translates to MCGIVGIVGNQPVSERLVDALTRLEYRGYDSAGVATINGGALERRRAEGKLVNLEIKLREEPLAGTIGIAHTRWATHGAPTERNAHPHFTDGVAVVHNGIIENFAELKDELIADGAKFQTDTDTEVVAHLLSRFRRDGLGRREAMHAMLTRVTGAYALAVLFEDDPSTIMAARNGPPLAIGHGRGEMFLGSDAIALSPFTNEITYLIDGDWAVIGANGVHIFDLEGNVVDRPKQISSAAAYMIDKGNHRHFMEKEIYEQPEVIAHALSHYIDFAGNRIKTLADTIDFAKVPSLAISACGTAYLAGLVGKYWFERYARLPVEIDVASEFRYREIPLSPQSAALFISQSGETADTLASLRYCKELGLKIGAVVNTRESTIARESDAVFPILAGPEIGVASTKAFTCQLAVLASLAIGAGRARGTVSADEEQALVRYLAEMPRIMGQVLNAIQPQIELLSRELSKCRDVLYLGRGTSFPLAMEGALKLKEISYIHAEGYAAGELKHGPIALIDENMPVIVIAPHDRFYEKTVSNMQEVAARGGRIILITDEKGAAASKLETMATIVLPHVDEVIAPMIFSLPIQLLAYHTAVFMGTDVDQPRNLAKSVTVE; encoded by the coding sequence ATGTGCGGTATTGTTGGCATCGTTGGCAACCAGCCGGTATCGGAGCGCCTGGTCGATGCGCTGACGCGCCTCGAATACCGCGGCTATGATTCCGCCGGTGTTGCGACCATCAATGGCGGCGCGCTGGAGCGCCGGCGCGCCGAAGGCAAGCTCGTCAATCTCGAGATCAAGCTTCGCGAAGAGCCGCTGGCTGGCACCATCGGCATTGCCCACACGCGTTGGGCGACCCACGGTGCGCCGACCGAGCGCAACGCCCATCCGCACTTTACCGACGGGGTCGCCGTCGTCCACAACGGCATTATCGAGAACTTCGCCGAACTGAAGGACGAATTGATCGCCGACGGCGCCAAGTTCCAGACGGACACCGACACCGAGGTCGTCGCGCATCTGCTCTCCAGGTTCCGCCGTGATGGCCTTGGGCGGCGCGAGGCGATGCATGCGATGCTGACGCGGGTCACCGGAGCCTATGCGCTCGCCGTGCTTTTTGAGGACGATCCGTCGACGATCATGGCGGCGCGCAACGGTCCGCCGCTGGCAATCGGCCACGGCAGGGGCGAGATGTTCCTCGGCTCCGACGCGATCGCGCTTTCGCCCTTTACCAACGAGATCACCTACCTGATCGACGGCGACTGGGCGGTGATCGGCGCAAACGGCGTGCATATTTTCGATCTGGAAGGCAATGTCGTCGATCGCCCGAAGCAGATCTCGTCGGCCGCCGCCTATATGATCGACAAGGGCAATCACCGGCACTTCATGGAAAAGGAGATTTATGAACAGCCGGAGGTGATCGCGCACGCGCTCAGCCACTACATCGATTTTGCCGGCAACCGCATCAAGACACTGGCCGACACGATCGACTTTGCCAAGGTTCCGAGCCTGGCGATTTCCGCCTGCGGCACGGCCTATCTCGCCGGCCTCGTCGGCAAATACTGGTTCGAGCGTTATGCCCGTCTCCCGGTTGAAATCGACGTCGCCTCCGAGTTCCGCTACCGCGAAATTCCGTTGTCACCGCAGTCGGCAGCGCTGTTCATCTCGCAGTCGGGCGAAACCGCCGACACGCTTGCCTCGCTACGCTACTGCAAGGAGCTGGGTTTGAAGATCGGCGCGGTCGTCAACACGCGCGAATCGACGATCGCACGCGAGTCCGACGCCGTGTTCCCGATCCTTGCAGGCCCGGAGATCGGGGTCGCCTCCACCAAGGCTTTCACCTGCCAGCTTGCCGTGCTGGCGTCGCTGGCGATCGGCGCCGGGCGCGCCCGCGGCACTGTGAGCGCAGACGAAGAGCAGGCGCTGGTTCGCTATCTCGCCGAAATGCCGCGCATCATGGGCCAGGTCCTGAACGCCATCCAGCCGCAAATCGAGCTTCTGTCGCGCGAGTTGTCGAAGTGCCGCGACGTGCTTTATCTCGGCCGCGGCACCAGCTTCCCGCTCGCCATGGAAGGCGCACTCAAGCTCAAGGAAATCTCCTACATTCATGCCGAAGGCTATGCCGCCGGCGAGCTGAAGCACGGGCCGATCGCACTGATCGACGAAAACATGCCGGTCATCGTCATCGCCCCGCATGACCGCTTTTACGAGAAGACGGTTTCCAACATGCAGGAAGTGGCGGCCCGCGGCGGCCGGATCATTCTGATCACCGACGAGAAGGGCGCTGCCGCCTCAAAACTCGAAACGATGGCGACGATCGTGCTGCCTCACGTCGACGAGGTCATCGCACCGATGATCTTCTCGCTGCCGATCCAGTTGCTCGCCTATCACACGGCGGTGTTCATGGGCACCGACGTCGACCAGCCCCGCAACCTCGCCAAGTCGGTGACCGTCGAATGA
- a CDS encoding GNAT family N-acetyltransferase, with the protein MYVRHERPGDEKAIRDVTAAAFEGHPHSDQSEPFIIERLREAGALSVSLVAEMDDAIVGHVAFSPVTLTPAETGWFGLGPVSVKPDVQAQGIGRQLILEGLEWLRAEGAAGCVVVGDPAYYQKFGFRNESALVFPGCAPQYFMALALTGAMAAGTVAYHPAFAVE; encoded by the coding sequence ATTTACGTCCGGCACGAGCGCCCAGGAGATGAGAAGGCGATCCGCGACGTGACCGCGGCTGCCTTCGAAGGGCATCCCCATAGTGATCAAAGCGAGCCCTTCATCATCGAACGCCTGCGCGAAGCCGGTGCGCTGAGCGTCTCGCTGGTTGCCGAGATGGACGATGCGATTGTCGGGCACGTCGCCTTTTCGCCCGTTACCCTTACGCCGGCAGAAACCGGCTGGTTCGGGCTTGGTCCGGTCTCCGTCAAGCCGGACGTTCAGGCACAGGGCATCGGCAGACAGCTGATCCTCGAGGGGCTCGAATGGCTGAGGGCAGAAGGGGCTGCCGGCTGCGTCGTCGTCGGCGATCCTGCTTATTATCAAAAGTTCGGCTTCCGCAACGAATCGGCTCTTGTATTCCCCGGTTGTGCGCCGCAATATTTCATGGCGCTGGCTCTTACCGGCGCCATGGCTGCGGGCACGGTCGCCTATCATCCGGCCTTTGCGGTCGAGTGA
- a CDS encoding DUF502 domain-containing protein: protein MAEHSKRGYIGTRLRNYFLTGLIICAPVAITVWLVRTFIDWADGWVKPYLPNFYNPDTYSPVAIPGFGLLVAIFVITFVGFMTANLVGRSIVNFAESLVNRTPLVRTIYKSTKQIFQTVLQEQSSSFKKAGLIEYPSPGLWSLVFIATDVKGEIASIFDERGMDMVAVFLPPTPIPTAGFLLFVPRDKITFLEMNAEDAAKLLISGGLVTPDYKPLANAPLKIGQQKTA, encoded by the coding sequence ATGGCGGAACACTCAAAACGCGGCTATATCGGCACCCGGCTGCGCAACTACTTCCTGACTGGCCTGATCATCTGCGCACCGGTGGCGATCACCGTCTGGCTCGTGCGCACGTTCATCGATTGGGCCGACGGTTGGGTGAAGCCGTATCTGCCGAACTTCTACAATCCGGACACCTATTCGCCCGTCGCCATTCCCGGCTTCGGGTTGCTCGTTGCCATTTTCGTGATCACGTTCGTCGGCTTCATGACCGCAAACCTCGTCGGGCGGTCGATCGTCAATTTCGCCGAGTCGCTGGTCAATCGAACGCCGCTCGTCCGCACGATCTACAAGTCGACGAAACAGATCTTCCAGACCGTGCTGCAGGAGCAGTCATCGTCCTTCAAGAAGGCTGGACTGATCGAGTATCCGAGCCCGGGCCTCTGGTCGCTCGTGTTCATCGCGACCGACGTTAAAGGCGAAATCGCCTCCATATTCGACGAGCGCGGCATGGACATGGTGGCGGTGTTCCTGCCGCCGACCCCGATCCCGACGGCGGGGTTCCTGCTGTTCGTCCCGCGTGACAAGATCACCTTCCTAGAAATGAACGCGGAAGATGCTGCCAAGCTGCTGATTTCAGGTGGCCTGGTGACGCCCGACTACAAGCCGCTTGCCAATGCGCCGCTGAAGATCGGCCAGCAGAAAACTGCGTGA
- the recG gene encoding ATP-dependent DNA helicase RecG has translation MRPALLDPLFSLLDTLPGIGPKIGELYAKLLGRETIEDCRVVDLVFHAPHSLIDRRQQPGIAHAPQGVIVTITGRVDRHQPPPRGKPNLPYRVFLHDETGELALTYFRVKGNWLEKSLPVDETVIVSGKVDWFNGRPSMVHPDYAVRASEAENLPLVEPVYGLTAGLSPRTLRKSIEAAVARVPEMPEWVDDALLTKQGFASAVESFRALHDPRDATDIDPQAPARRRLAYDEFLAGQLSLALVRQRLRKVAGIPVHATGALSRPVIGALPFSLTASQSTAIADILKDMAGTERMLRLLQGDVGSGKTMVALMSMLAAVESGGQAVLMAPTEILARQHHATLARMAAPAGITIDVLTGRTKGKERDAILDRIASGETRMVIGTHALFQDTVNYKELTLAVVDEQHRFGVHQRLRLTAKGISPHMLVMTATPIPRTLVLAAFGDMDVSKLTEKPAGRKPIQTVTIPTERTGDIVDRLDAALREGKKAYWICPLVEESEAVDVMSAEERYEGLAKRFGNNVGLVHGRMNGAEKDAVMLAFKNGEIRLLVATTVVEVGVDVPDATIMVIEHAERFGLAQLHQLRGRVGRGDEASTCILLYKGPLSENGRSRLSILRDSEDGFLIAEEDLKLRGEGELLGTRQSGTPGFRIASLEAHGDLLEIARKDAAYVIERDPDLTSERGEALRTLLYLYRRDEAIRFLRAG, from the coding sequence ATGCGTCCCGCCCTGCTCGACCCGCTCTTCTCATTGCTCGACACACTTCCTGGCATCGGCCCGAAGATCGGCGAGCTCTATGCCAAGCTGCTCGGTCGTGAAACGATCGAGGATTGCCGTGTCGTCGACCTTGTCTTCCACGCGCCGCATTCGCTGATCGATCGCCGCCAGCAGCCCGGCATTGCCCATGCGCCGCAAGGGGTCATCGTGACGATTACCGGGCGGGTCGATCGGCACCAGCCGCCGCCGCGCGGCAAACCCAATCTGCCCTATCGCGTCTTCCTGCATGACGAGACCGGCGAACTGGCGCTCACCTACTTCCGGGTCAAGGGCAACTGGCTGGAAAAGTCGCTGCCCGTCGACGAGACCGTAATCGTCAGCGGCAAGGTCGACTGGTTCAACGGCCGTCCTTCCATGGTTCATCCGGATTACGCGGTACGGGCAAGCGAGGCGGAAAACCTGCCGCTGGTTGAGCCGGTCTATGGTCTGACCGCCGGGCTTTCGCCGCGAACATTGCGCAAGTCGATCGAGGCGGCCGTCGCCCGCGTTCCGGAAATGCCGGAGTGGGTGGATGATGCGCTGCTTACCAAGCAGGGCTTCGCCAGTGCGGTTGAGAGCTTCCGGGCGTTGCATGATCCCCGGGACGCAACGGATATCGATCCACAAGCACCCGCACGCCGCCGCCTGGCCTATGACGAGTTTCTTGCCGGGCAACTGTCATTGGCGCTCGTCCGACAGCGCCTTCGCAAGGTCGCAGGTATTCCAGTCCACGCCACCGGCGCGCTGTCCCGGCCCGTCATCGGCGCCCTTCCCTTTTCGCTGACGGCGAGCCAGTCCACGGCCATTGCCGACATCCTCAAGGACATGGCAGGCACCGAGCGCATGCTGCGGCTGCTGCAAGGCGATGTCGGCTCCGGCAAGACGATGGTGGCGCTGATGTCGATGCTCGCGGCCGTCGAATCCGGCGGCCAGGCGGTCCTGATGGCGCCGACCGAAATCCTCGCCCGGCAACACCATGCAACCCTTGCCAGAATGGCGGCACCGGCCGGCATCACGATCGACGTCCTGACCGGCCGCACCAAGGGCAAGGAACGCGATGCCATCCTCGACCGCATCGCCTCCGGCGAGACACGGATGGTGATCGGCACGCACGCACTTTTCCAGGATACGGTGAACTACAAGGAATTGACGTTGGCGGTGGTGGACGAACAGCACCGCTTCGGCGTTCACCAGCGCCTGCGCCTCACCGCCAAGGGGATCTCGCCGCACATGCTTGTCATGACAGCAACGCCGATCCCGCGCACGCTGGTGCTCGCGGCCTTCGGCGACATGGATGTCTCGAAGCTGACCGAGAAGCCTGCCGGTCGGAAGCCGATCCAGACGGTGACGATTCCGACGGAGCGTACCGGCGATATCGTCGATCGGCTGGACGCCGCCCTTCGCGAAGGCAAGAAGGCCTACTGGATCTGCCCGCTCGTCGAGGAGTCGGAAGCCGTCGACGTCATGTCGGCCGAGGAAAGATACGAAGGTCTTGCCAAGCGCTTCGGCAACAATGTCGGCCTCGTGCATGGCCGCATGAATGGGGCCGAGAAGGACGCCGTCATGCTCGCCTTCAAGAATGGCGAGATCCGCTTGCTGGTCGCCACCACCGTCGTCGAAGTCGGCGTCGACGTGCCCGATGCGACGATCATGGTGATCGAACATGCGGAGCGCTTCGGCCTTGCCCAGCTCCATCAGTTGCGCGGCCGTGTCGGGCGCGGCGACGAGGCTTCGACCTGCATCCTGCTCTACAAGGGACCGCTCAGCGAGAATGGCCGATCACGGCTCTCGATACTGCGCGACAGCGAGGACGGCTTCCTGATCGCCGAGGAAGACCTGAAGCTGCGCGGCGAAGGCGAGTTGCTCGGTACGCGCCAGTCGGGCACGCCGGGCTTCCGCATCGCCAGCCTGGAAGCCCATGGCGATCTCCTGGAAATCGCCCGTAAAGACGCCGCCTACGTGATCGAGCGCGACCCGGATCTGACGTCGGAACGCGGCGAAGCGCTTCGGACGTTGCTCTACCTCTACCGGCGCGACGAGGCGATCCGCTTCCTGCGGGCCGGCTAG